A window of the Vigna angularis cultivar LongXiaoDou No.4 chromosome 3, ASM1680809v1, whole genome shotgun sequence genome harbors these coding sequences:
- the LOC108325247 gene encoding probable histone H2B.3 translates to MAPAKGEKKPAEKKPAAEKSPAEKKPKAEKKISKEGGSDKKKKRVKKSVETYKIYIFKVLKQVHPDIGISSKAMGIMNSFINDIFEKLAQEASRLARYNKKPTITSREIQTAVRLVLPGELAKHAVSEGTKAVTKFTSS, encoded by the coding sequence ATGGCGCCCGCAAAGGGTGAGAAGAAGCCGGCAGAGAAGAAGCCAGCGGCGGAGAAGTCTCCAGCGGAGAAGAAACCAAAGGCGGAGAAGAAGATCTCGAAGGAGGGCGGTAGCGACAAGAAGAAGAAGCGCGTGAAGAAGAGCGTTGAGACCTATAAGATCTATATCTTCAAGGTCCTCAAGCAGGTTCATCCCGATATCGGCATTTCCAGCAAGGCCATGGGAATAATGAATAGTTTTATCAATGACATCTTCGAGAAGCTTGCACAGGAAGCCTCTCGTTTGGCGCGCTACAACAAAAAGCCTACCATTACTTCAAGGGAGATACAGACTGCGGTGCGCCTCGTGCTGCCCGGTGAATTGGCCAAACACGCCGTTTCTGAAGGCACCAAGGCCGTTACCAAATTTACTAGTTCTTGA
- the LOC108324321 gene encoding uncharacterized protein LOC108324321, producing the protein MKFLDWYLKIGFVSALVGASMEVFMIKTGFYDKVTVLESEKRAWENSPDAQAIREALNPWRHIDAEDTKKS; encoded by the exons ATGAAGTTTCTTGATTGGTACTTGAAGATTGGGTTTGTATCTGCTTTGGTTGGGGCTTCTATGGAGGTGTTCATGATCAAAACTGGCTTCT ATGATAAAGTAACTGTTTTGGAGTCAGAAAAGCGTGCCTGGGAGAATTCCCCGGATGCTCAGGCAATTAGAGAAGCTCTCAACCCCTGGAGACATATTGATGCCGAAGATACAAAAAAGTCCTGA
- the LOC108326393 gene encoding soluble inorganic pyrophosphatase 4 isoform X1, whose translation MILEEVIFSSVGEIGKAEEMAPPIETPNKVSGYQHTPHPPLNERILSSLTRRTVAAHPWHDLEIGPEAPKIFNCVVEIGKGSKVKYELDKKTGLIKVDRILYSSVVYPHNYGFIPRTICEDSDPMDVLVIMQEPVLPGCFLRAKAIGLMPMIDQGEKDDKIIAVCADDPEYRHYNDIKDLPPHRLAEIRRFFEDYKKNENKEVAVNDFLPASSAYEAIKYSMTLYADYVVESLRR comes from the exons ATGATTTTGGAAGAAGTGATTTTCTCTTCTGTTGGTGAGATTGGAAAA GCTGAAGAAATGGCTCCACCGATTGAGACCCCAAACAAGGTTTCCGGCTATCAGCACACCCCACACCCTCCTCTTAACGAGAGGATTCTTTCATCCTTGACCCGGAGGACTGTTGCTGCACACCCATGGCATGATCTTGAGATAG GACCCGAAGCTCCAAAGATCTTCAACTGT GTGGTCGAAATTGGAAAAGGAAGCAAGGTGAAATATGAACTTGACAAAAAAACTGGACTTATCAAG GTTGATCGTATACTTTATTCGTCAGTTGTCTATCCTCACAACTATGGGTTTATCCCTCGTACTATTTGTGAGGACAGTGACCCCATGGATGTCCTGGTTATTATGCAG GAGCCGGTTCTTCCAGGTTGCTTTCTTCGGGCCAAAGCTATTGGACTCATGCCTATGATCGACCAG GGTGAGAAAGATGACAAGATAATTGCTGTATGTGCTGATGATCCCGAGTATCGTCATTACAATGATATCAAGGACCTTCCTCCCCACCGTTTAGCTGAAATCCGTCGCTTTTTTGAAGATT ACAAGAAGAATGAAAACAAGGAAGTTGCAGTAAACGACTTTCTTCCTGCCTCATCTGCCTATGAAGCGATCAAGTATTCCAT gaCTTTGTACGCAGACTACGTTGTGGAGAGCTTGAGGCGGTAG
- the LOC108326393 gene encoding soluble inorganic pyrophosphatase 4 isoform X2: protein MAPPIETPNKVSGYQHTPHPPLNERILSSLTRRTVAAHPWHDLEIGPEAPKIFNCVVEIGKGSKVKYELDKKTGLIKVDRILYSSVVYPHNYGFIPRTICEDSDPMDVLVIMQEPVLPGCFLRAKAIGLMPMIDQGEKDDKIIAVCADDPEYRHYNDIKDLPPHRLAEIRRFFEDYKKNENKEVAVNDFLPASSAYEAIKYSMTLYADYVVESLRR from the exons ATGGCTCCACCGATTGAGACCCCAAACAAGGTTTCCGGCTATCAGCACACCCCACACCCTCCTCTTAACGAGAGGATTCTTTCATCCTTGACCCGGAGGACTGTTGCTGCACACCCATGGCATGATCTTGAGATAG GACCCGAAGCTCCAAAGATCTTCAACTGT GTGGTCGAAATTGGAAAAGGAAGCAAGGTGAAATATGAACTTGACAAAAAAACTGGACTTATCAAG GTTGATCGTATACTTTATTCGTCAGTTGTCTATCCTCACAACTATGGGTTTATCCCTCGTACTATTTGTGAGGACAGTGACCCCATGGATGTCCTGGTTATTATGCAG GAGCCGGTTCTTCCAGGTTGCTTTCTTCGGGCCAAAGCTATTGGACTCATGCCTATGATCGACCAG GGTGAGAAAGATGACAAGATAATTGCTGTATGTGCTGATGATCCCGAGTATCGTCATTACAATGATATCAAGGACCTTCCTCCCCACCGTTTAGCTGAAATCCGTCGCTTTTTTGAAGATT ACAAGAAGAATGAAAACAAGGAAGTTGCAGTAAACGACTTTCTTCCTGCCTCATCTGCCTATGAAGCGATCAAGTATTCCAT gaCTTTGTACGCAGACTACGTTGTGGAGAGCTTGAGGCGGTAG